One window of Alkaliphilus metalliredigens QYMF genomic DNA carries:
- a CDS encoding S-layer homology domain-containing protein, with product MSIHKKMGILLLGVMLLNISFVYGGFKDTISHWSRDYIIWGTRDVQLLTGYENRTFQPDNNISRAEFMTLLNKLLEEQQLNGEQHTSNQLKYGDLTEDFWGYDHIASLSNYINYHSKAKLKLGSIFTEAELKLNEPITRYEAALLIRNLVDGSFESDSTFYRDLSTRFKYYNEIMELSYAGIISGYEDGTFRPFRNMTRAESVATIKKTHDYLNNAEEDHPVREEIKMEPEVEPEIEPEIKPEIEPEVEAPVVEDNVVEIDRVTTTKNTELLQIEVRDSIELSPLFTVGANEEDEKFINVVATLEYLSIVDYIPYEERHLYDLTPIDTLWELKNENYHNVLGNNFYLLMYDENLEKERKTELVREAMDYYSNLEGLDVKGMESFFKIANGFVSTDELLEPVQKYLGNVENREAEHTMKMLLAEIYYTSGKYQEALGIYEALVGIQYNDIVVETMIAINYGYIINEVEGPESALVVLEELRNKIQDKNNYYFNQEKVDEYFSRAIESIE from the coding sequence ATGAGTATTCATAAAAAGATGGGAATATTGTTGTTAGGAGTCATGCTTTTAAATATATCCTTTGTATACGGTGGTTTCAAGGATACAATTAGTCATTGGAGTCGCGACTATATCATATGGGGTACGAGAGATGTTCAGTTATTGACAGGCTATGAAAATCGTACATTTCAACCAGATAATAATATCAGTAGGGCGGAATTCATGACATTATTAAATAAACTGCTTGAGGAACAGCAATTGAACGGTGAGCAGCATACATCAAATCAGTTAAAGTATGGAGATCTGACAGAGGATTTTTGGGGATATGATCACATTGCTTCTCTTTCCAATTACATAAACTATCATTCTAAAGCAAAGCTGAAATTAGGATCAATATTTACAGAAGCTGAATTAAAACTCAATGAGCCGATTACACGTTATGAAGCGGCCCTGTTAATTAGAAATCTTGTGGATGGCTCCTTTGAGAGTGATAGTACTTTTTATCGGGATCTCTCCACCAGGTTTAAATATTATAATGAAATTATGGAGTTATCTTACGCAGGAATTATATCAGGATATGAAGATGGTACATTTAGACCTTTTCGCAATATGACAAGGGCTGAATCTGTAGCAACCATAAAAAAAACACATGACTATTTAAATAATGCTGAAGAAGATCACCCAGTCCGAGAAGAAATTAAGATGGAGCCTGAGGTCGAACCTGAGATTGAGCCTGAGATAAAACCTGAGATTGAACCCGAAGTGGAAGCCCCTGTGGTGGAAGATAATGTAGTGGAAATTGATAGGGTGACCACAACAAAGAATACTGAGCTATTACAAATAGAAGTGAGAGATAGCATTGAACTTTCACCACTATTTACTGTTGGTGCTAATGAAGAAGATGAAAAATTTATTAATGTCGTAGCAACATTAGAGTATCTATCGATCGTTGATTACATACCTTATGAAGAACGACATCTCTATGACTTAACCCCCATAGATACATTGTGGGAATTGAAAAATGAAAACTATCATAATGTGCTAGGTAATAACTTTTACCTACTGATGTACGATGAAAACTTAGAAAAAGAAAGAAAGACTGAATTAGTAAGGGAAGCAATGGATTACTATTCTAATCTTGAGGGGTTAGATGTGAAAGGAATGGAATCCTTCTTTAAAATAGCCAATGGTTTTGTATCTACTGATGAATTACTTGAACCTGTACAGAAATATTTGGGAAATGTTGAGAATCGTGAAGCTGAACATACGATGAAAATGCTGCTTGCTGAAATCTACTATACCAGTGGAAAGTATCAAGAGGCCCTAGGGATTTATGAAGCATTAGTTGGGATACAATACAATGATATAGTGGTAGAGACAATGATTGCAATTAATTATGGGTATATTATTAATGAGGTTGAAGGGCCCGAAAGCGCTTTGGTGGTACTAGAAGAGTTGCGAAATAAAATTCAAGATAAAAATAATTATTATTTTAACCAAGAAAAGGTTGATGAGTACTTTTCAAGAGCAATCGAATCAATCGAGTAA
- a CDS encoding lactate utilization protein — translation MKETVEVILGNLKKRNIDAQYFVTKEEAHAAILNEIQLTDTVGIGGSMTIKELNLHEALIERGNSVFWHWLVAPEDRESQRKSAALADVYLSSTNAITKDGELINIDGLGNRVSAMVYGPKKSIVVCGVNKICDDLISGIDRIKTEACPSNAKRLGLKTPCAKTDHCNDCFSEDRMCNVTTIINNKPMGIDLKVYLVEETLGY, via the coding sequence ATGAAGGAAACAGTAGAAGTTATTTTAGGTAATCTAAAGAAAAGGAATATCGATGCTCAGTATTTTGTTACAAAGGAAGAAGCTCACGCAGCCATTCTAAATGAAATTCAGCTAACTGATACAGTTGGAATTGGTGGGTCAATGACAATCAAAGAACTAAACCTGCATGAAGCACTGATTGAACGCGGTAATTCAGTTTTTTGGCACTGGTTAGTGGCACCAGAGGACCGTGAAAGCCAGAGAAAAAGTGCGGCCCTAGCAGATGTCTATTTAAGTAGTACAAACGCCATTACTAAGGATGGGGAATTAATTAACATTGATGGTCTAGGAAATCGAGTGTCAGCTATGGTATATGGCCCTAAAAAATCCATTGTTGTATGTGGTGTTAATAAGATATGTGATGATTTGATTTCAGGTATTGATCGAATCAAAACTGAGGCATGTCCAAGTAATGCAAAAAGACTAGGATTAAAGACGCCCTGTGCTAAAACAGATCACTGTAATGATTGCTTTAGTGAAGATAGAATGTGTAATGTGACCACTATTATTAATAACAAACCCATGGGGATTGATTTGAAAGTGTATTTAGTAGAAGAGACATTGGGATATTAA
- a CDS encoding MogA/MoaB family molybdenum cofactor biosynthesis protein, with translation MITVGIITASDKGSKGERVDTSGPLIGELLKEIGGVVKEYQIIPDERKEIAAAIQYMCDELQLDLVFTTGGTGFSPRDVTPEATLDVVDRLAPGISETIRMKSLSITPKAMLSRAVSGIRKQTLIINLPGSPKGVRESIEVILPALAHGIGILKGIDGECGNSHHVHK, from the coding sequence ATGATTACAGTTGGAATTATTACGGCTAGCGATAAAGGATCTAAAGGAGAGCGTGTTGATACCAGTGGCCCCTTAATTGGTGAGTTACTAAAAGAAATTGGTGGGGTCGTCAAAGAATATCAAATTATCCCCGATGAACGCAAAGAAATTGCTGCTGCCATTCAATATATGTGTGATGAGTTACAATTAGACCTTGTATTTACCACAGGTGGAACAGGGTTTTCTCCTAGGGATGTGACGCCAGAGGCAACATTAGATGTAGTTGATCGCCTTGCACCGGGGATCTCTGAAACAATACGAATGAAAAGTCTTAGCATTACACCTAAGGCAATGCTCTCTAGAGCCGTATCAGGAATCCGTAAGCAAACACTCATTATTAATTTACCTGGAAGTCCCAAGGGTGTTCGTGAAAGTATCGAGGTGATACTGCCTGCTCTAGCCCATGGAATTGGCATTTTAAAGGGTATTGATGGGGAATGTGGCAACTCCCACCACGTACATAAATAG
- a CDS encoding ribonuclease H-like domain-containing protein, translating into MKVKTYFLKEQVILPQYLKMILNSQKYCIVDIETTGLSKIYHHVILIGILYPVDDHLVLKQFFAEDPKEEALILEAFEAEFKDFDTLITYNGVTFDYPFLIGRFKKHNVPFFNLAIQHIDILQHLRRYKHHLDIPNLKLKTVETYLGIFREDEISGKESVDLYNQYTLSRSIDLENKILLHNYEDIYYLGKIISVFNHFPRLQKYEMDQSLLFDTFEGSIRLSYHPSAVKISKNILTLKGKTSALDKALEKVYYLSHYQFQWQPDQRSFELTIPLFQGLTMAEDKCYFVDLSAFNISPDLFTKDTYGYLPVSGQYLVIAIHKDIYHAALIDFINILLGNIFM; encoded by the coding sequence ATGAAGGTTAAAACCTATTTTTTAAAAGAGCAGGTCATTTTACCCCAGTATTTAAAAATGATCTTGAACTCTCAAAAATATTGTATCGTAGATATTGAAACCACAGGTCTCAGTAAAATATATCATCATGTTATTTTAATTGGTATACTCTATCCAGTAGATGACCACCTTGTACTCAAGCAGTTTTTTGCTGAAGATCCAAAGGAAGAAGCACTTATCTTAGAAGCCTTTGAAGCTGAATTTAAAGATTTTGATACCTTGATTACCTACAATGGGGTTACATTTGACTATCCCTTCTTAATAGGACGTTTTAAAAAGCATAATGTTCCATTTTTTAACTTAGCAATTCAACATATTGATATCCTACAGCATCTCAGGAGGTACAAGCATCACTTGGACATCCCAAATTTAAAGCTTAAAACTGTTGAAACATATTTAGGAATTTTTCGAGAAGATGAAATTAGTGGTAAAGAGAGTGTTGACTTATATAATCAATATACACTTTCTAGGTCCATAGATTTAGAAAATAAAATTCTATTGCACAATTATGAGGACATATACTATTTGGGAAAAATCATCAGCGTTTTCAATCACTTTCCTAGATTGCAGAAGTATGAGATGGACCAGTCCCTACTCTTTGATACATTTGAAGGCTCTATACGTCTTAGTTATCATCCTTCAGCTGTTAAAATTAGTAAAAATATACTCACCCTGAAAGGAAAAACATCGGCGTTAGATAAAGCCCTTGAAAAGGTCTACTATTTGAGTCATTACCAATTTCAGTGGCAACCGGACCAAAGAAGTTTTGAACTCACCATCCCCTTATTCCAAGGATTAACAATGGCTGAGGACAAGTGTTATTTTGTAGATCTCTCTGCCTTTAATATCTCTCCTGATTTGTTTACAAAAGATACTTATGGTTATCTACCTGTCTCTGGTCAATATTTAGTCATTGCTATCCATAAGGATATATATCACGCAGCTTTAATTGACTTTATTAATATTCTGTTAGGTAATATTTTTATGTAG
- a CDS encoding ATP-dependent helicase, with protein METEENALLNDQQIEAIKHLNGPCMVYAGPGSGKTRVITERVSYLINVGHVNPREILVITFTKAAAEEMKNRFAKDESVEDSKKRQVTFGTFHSIFFRMLKSYCGYNLENILNEGEKFNVIKNIVRTLDVGNHDEEELIKDLILDIGKWKNNLFNRGEFIPKTLESSEFKRVLDSYENFKVDHGKIDFDDMLTKCYDLLRARPGVLEHVRNQYQYILIDEFQDINGVQFETIKLMAEPLQNLFVVGDDDQSIYSFRGANPQIILNFHDIYPKAQKITLNMNYRSQENIIKSANQLIKQNKCRVEKQIIPTVKANSEIQYSEPKNREEENRTICQFIELLMSEGYSYKDIAIIYRTNLLAGSLVDSLLDRNIPFVSRDHIYNVFEHWIAKDIIAYLKGAFNYYDYDSLMRIINRPTRYITKNAMRKAQTYHKDFITALKVKGELMPYQNKNIADLSYHLNNIKYLTTKEAIKYIRKDIGYDRHIENYCAEKRIRCEGLIETLNELEEASSRHEKIDGFLTHIKDMKSSLSQKSFHRTEEEQVELLTMHSAKGLEYKVVIILGAIEGVIPHHKSMDTLEDIEEERRLFYVAMTRAKERLYISSSLIRYEKPTEPSRFINEIRQNDNKKGSFVIGQEVEHKTFGKGLIEQISEKIMKVRFYRIKQVKPLDIDTCIHHKIVK; from the coding sequence ATGGAAACTGAAGAAAATGCATTACTAAATGATCAACAAATAGAAGCAATCAAACACTTGAATGGTCCTTGTATGGTGTATGCGGGACCAGGATCTGGAAAAACCAGGGTGATAACGGAAAGGGTCTCTTACTTAATTAATGTGGGACATGTTAATCCTAGGGAAATACTAGTGATTACCTTTACTAAGGCCGCAGCTGAAGAGATGAAAAATCGTTTTGCTAAGGATGAAAGTGTGGAGGACAGTAAAAAAAGACAGGTCACCTTTGGAACATTCCATTCCATTTTTTTTAGGATGTTAAAGTCCTACTGTGGATATAATCTAGAAAATATTTTAAATGAAGGCGAAAAGTTTAATGTGATTAAAAATATTGTGAGGACATTGGATGTAGGAAACCACGATGAGGAAGAGCTCATCAAGGATTTGATTTTAGATATTGGAAAGTGGAAAAATAATTTATTCAATCGAGGCGAATTTATCCCTAAGACTTTAGAATCATCAGAGTTTAAACGGGTGTTAGATAGTTACGAAAATTTTAAAGTGGATCATGGGAAGATTGATTTTGATGATATGCTAACGAAGTGCTACGACTTACTACGGGCTAGGCCTGGTGTTCTAGAACATGTACGGAATCAGTATCAGTACATTTTAATTGATGAATTTCAGGACATCAATGGTGTTCAATTTGAAACAATTAAGTTGATGGCAGAACCGTTGCAAAACTTATTTGTGGTAGGAGATGACGATCAATCTATTTATAGTTTTAGGGGGGCTAACCCTCAAATCATTTTAAACTTTCATGATATTTACCCAAAGGCACAAAAAATTACTCTAAATATGAATTATAGATCTCAGGAAAACATCATTAAGTCGGCAAATCAATTAATCAAGCAAAATAAGTGTCGGGTAGAAAAACAAATCATACCAACGGTCAAAGCCAATTCAGAGATCCAATATAGCGAGCCGAAAAATAGGGAAGAGGAAAATCGCACCATCTGTCAATTCATTGAGTTGCTTATGAGTGAGGGATACTCTTATAAGGATATTGCCATCATTTATCGTACAAACCTTTTGGCTGGCTCACTTGTGGACTCTTTATTAGATAGGAATATTCCCTTTGTTTCTAGAGATCATATCTATAATGTTTTTGAGCATTGGATAGCTAAAGACATCATTGCATACTTGAAGGGCGCTTTCAATTACTATGATTACGACTCCTTAATGCGCATTATTAATCGCCCCACAAGGTATATCACTAAAAATGCCATGAGGAAGGCCCAGACATATCATAAAGATTTTATAACGGCTTTGAAAGTAAAGGGAGAATTAATGCCCTACCAGAATAAAAATATAGCGGACTTATCATACCACTTAAACAATATTAAATATCTTACAACTAAGGAAGCAATTAAGTATATACGAAAAGACATAGGATACGACAGGCATATTGAAAATTATTGTGCAGAAAAGCGAATTAGGTGTGAAGGCTTGATTGAAACCTTAAATGAATTAGAAGAAGCTTCAAGTAGACATGAAAAGATAGATGGATTTTTAACACATATAAAAGATATGAAGAGTTCATTATCCCAGAAAAGTTTTCATCGGACAGAAGAAGAGCAAGTAGAACTTTTAACAATGCATAGTGCAAAAGGGCTTGAATATAAAGTCGTGATCATCCTTGGTGCTATTGAAGGGGTGATTCCCCACCATAAAAGTATGGACACTCTTGAGGATATAGAGGAAGAACGAAGACTTTTTTATGTGGCTATGACAAGGGCAAAGGAGAGGCTCTATATTAGTTCTTCCTTAATTAGATATGAAAAACCTACTGAACCATCGCGTTTTATCAATGAAATCCGTCAAAATGATAATAAAAAAGGATCCTTTGTGATTGGGCAGGAAGTTGAACACAAAACATTTGGCAAAGGATTAATAGAACAGATATCAGAAAAAATAATGAAGGTGAGATTTTATAGAATAAAGCAGGTGAAACCCTTAGATATTGATACTTGTATCCACCATAAGATCGTAAAATAG
- a CDS encoding cysteine desulfurase family protein, translating into MEVYLDNAATTKPNSEVVESMMTALTEYYGNPSSLHKKGVQVEKEIKRIRKSIGKAMKCSDQEVYFTASGTEANNLAIRGLVKANRRRGNHLITTTIEHKSVLNTFKDLAKDGYVVTYLNVDKQGFISLDELEKALTPDTILVSLIHINNEVGSMHPVKEIGKLIKAKNKNTLFHIDAVQSFGKEKINLNVDLIDSLSMSGHKIHGPKGIGALYVRKGVKIAPLFTGGSQEMGLRSGTENVPGIFGLGKAIELILDNQEDKIKRLIELKNYFIHSLSQQIDDVYITSKNGDDFAPHIINVSFKGIRSEIMLHSLEQDGIYVSSGSACSSKKRGASHVLVAMGMKEALIDSAIRISLSHINTIEEIDYAILHMAKHTKDLRKIIKR; encoded by the coding sequence ATGGAGGTTTATTTAGATAATGCGGCAACAACCAAACCCAATAGTGAAGTAGTGGAATCAATGATGACGGCACTAACTGAGTACTATGGAAATCCTTCCTCTTTACATAAAAAAGGGGTTCAAGTAGAAAAGGAAATTAAGCGTATTCGAAAAAGCATTGGAAAGGCGATGAAGTGTTCCGACCAAGAGGTGTATTTTACTGCCAGTGGAACCGAAGCAAACAATCTCGCTATTCGTGGGTTGGTAAAGGCAAATCGGCGTAGGGGCAATCACTTGATTACAACCACCATTGAACATAAATCTGTTTTAAATACTTTTAAGGATTTAGCAAAAGACGGATATGTGGTTACTTATTTAAATGTAGATAAACAAGGTTTTATTTCATTAGACGAACTAGAAAAGGCATTAACACCGGATACAATATTAGTGAGTTTAATTCATATCAATAATGAAGTTGGAAGCATGCACCCGGTAAAAGAAATTGGGAAATTGATTAAAGCTAAAAACAAGAACACCCTCTTTCATATAGACGCAGTGCAGTCCTTTGGTAAAGAGAAGATAAACTTAAATGTGGATTTAATTGATAGCTTATCTATGAGTGGACATAAAATTCATGGTCCCAAAGGAATTGGGGCATTATATGTTAGAAAAGGAGTTAAAATCGCGCCATTATTCACTGGTGGAAGTCAAGAGATGGGACTCCGTTCCGGAACAGAAAATGTCCCGGGGATCTTTGGGCTGGGAAAAGCCATAGAGCTTATTTTAGATAACCAAGAAGATAAGATCAAAAGATTAATAGAACTTAAAAACTACTTTATACATTCCTTGAGTCAACAGATTGATGATGTCTATATAACAAGTAAAAATGGTGATGATTTTGCGCCCCACATTATCAATGTTTCATTTAAAGGCATTCGCAGTGAGATTATGTTACACAGTTTAGAGCAAGATGGTATTTATGTTTCATCGGGATCAGCCTGTTCCTCTAAAAAAAGAGGAGCCAGTCATGTGCTGGTGGCTATGGGAATGAAAGAGGCTTTAATAGATAGTGCAATTCGAATTAGCTTAAGTCACATCAACACAATTGAAGAAATAGATTATGCTATTTTGCATATGGCAAAGCATACAAAAGATCTAAGAAAGATTATTAAGAGGTGA
- the moaC gene encoding cyclic pyranopterin monophosphate synthase MoaC, producing the protein MDKFTHFNEEGRATMVEVGNKLNTKREAIAKGSIYMQPETLSKIIDKNISKGDVLAVSQVAGIMAAKKTSEMIPMCHTLMLTGADINFQIDETNSKIDIEAIVRTTGKTGVEIEALNAVSIAALTIYDMCKAVDRGMRITDIRLAKKSGGKSGDFIRED; encoded by the coding sequence ATGGATAAGTTTACGCATTTTAACGAAGAAGGTCGCGCAACAATGGTAGAGGTTGGAAATAAGCTGAACACTAAAAGAGAGGCCATTGCAAAGGGAAGTATTTATATGCAGCCAGAGACATTATCAAAGATTATTGATAAAAACATAAGCAAGGGTGATGTGTTAGCAGTGTCCCAAGTAGCAGGAATTATGGCTGCGAAAAAAACAAGTGAAATGATTCCTATGTGTCATACACTTATGTTAACGGGAGCAGATATTAATTTTCAGATTGATGAAACCAATAGTAAAATTGATATTGAGGCAATCGTAAGAACCACAGGGAAGACTGGCGTGGAAATTGAAGCATTAAATGCTGTATCGATTGCGGCTTTAACAATCTATGATATGTGCAAAGCAGTAGATCGTGGAATGAGAATAACTGATATTAGATTAGCCAAGAAGTCAGGTGGAAAATCTGGGGATTTTATTAGAGAAGATTAA
- a CDS encoding aminotransferase class I/II-fold pyridoxal phosphate-dependent enzyme, translated as MAAMYENISEKNIVTTNGAIGANFLTLYSLVEPGDEVVSVLPTYQQMYSIPESFGANVKILRLRPENNFLPDMDELRSLVTKNTKMICINNPNNPSGSLMKEELLKEIVEIAKEVDAYVHSDEVYRGLYQEDDLVIPSIVDLYEKGISRRNWGIGCTW; from the coding sequence ATTGCTGCCATGTATGAAAACATTTCAGAAAAAAATATAGTAACGACAAATGGTGCCATTGGTGCAAACTTTTTAACCTTGTACTCATTAGTAGAGCCTGGAGACGAAGTTGTATCTGTTTTACCTACATACCAACAAATGTATTCTATACCTGAATCATTTGGGGCAAATGTAAAGATATTGAGATTAAGACCTGAAAATAATTTTTTACCTGATATGGATGAGCTAAGGTCATTGGTAACAAAAAACACAAAAATGATCTGTATCAATAATCCAAATAATCCAAGTGGTTCTCTTATGAAAGAAGAATTACTTAAGGAGATCGTTGAAATTGCCAAAGAAGTGGATGCTTATGTGCATTCCGATGAAGTATATAGAGGGTTGTATCAAGAAGATGACTTAGTGATTCCATCTATTGTTGATTTATATGAAAAAGGCATCAGTAGAAGAAACTGGGGTATTGGTTGTACCTGGTAA
- a CDS encoding M48 family metallopeptidase: MMTQQPQRHCYYLGELYPLLIAVDPLITKSTILWDGKAFICKTPEANKTDFIDELKSFYIKESRKLIGERLKRYQPQIKVKYKSFTIENNDSKWGSCSSKRQLTFHWKLMIFPLTVIDYVVVHELCHLMHMNHDRSFWRLVGKVFPNYKEAMAILGVEKVRGI; the protein is encoded by the coding sequence ATGATGACACAACAACCTCAAAGGCACTGTTACTATCTAGGAGAGCTTTATCCCTTATTGATAGCAGTGGATCCATTAATCACAAAGAGCACCATTCTATGGGATGGTAAGGCTTTTATATGCAAGACTCCGGAAGCCAATAAAACTGATTTTATTGATGAACTCAAATCCTTTTATATAAAAGAAAGTCGTAAATTAATCGGGGAAAGGTTAAAGCGATATCAACCACAAATAAAGGTGAAGTACAAATCCTTCACCATAGAAAATAATGACAGTAAGTGGGGAAGTTGTAGTTCCAAACGGCAATTGACTTTCCACTGGAAACTGATGATATTTCCCCTTACTGTTATTGACTATGTTGTAGTCCATGAGCTTTGTCATTTAATGCATATGAACCATGACCGTTCCTTTTGGAGATTGGTAGGCAAAGTGTTCCCGAATTACAAAGAAGCCATGGCGATTTTGGGAGTAGAGAAGGTTAGAGGGATTTAG
- the thiI gene encoding tRNA uracil 4-sulfurtransferase ThiI, whose product MENVLIIRYGEIMLKGDNKSFFEAKLTKHIRGAVKDLGDVKVYKMHSRVYIDVEDFNADEIIERVKKVFGVVCISPAVRFPVDFDVIKETALNQIKEEMAQRGVKTFKVESKRVDKKFPLKSPEMSREIGGYILENTEGLEVDVHNPEVRVYVEVRECSFVFTKKVYGFGGLPLGTNGKALLLLSGGIDSPVAGWLVAKRGVEIHGMHFHSYPFTSERAKEKVVDLAKILTTYCGRIKLYSVNLLAIQKEINEKCPEEEMTILSRRFMMKIAERVANKIGCDALVTGESIGQVASQTVKGLHVTNAAVELPVFRPLIAMDKVDIMDLARKIDTYETSILPFEDCCTVFLPKRPVTQPRLEKILRSEALLDVEGLIESAIGDMEVERISLDDE is encoded by the coding sequence TTGGAAAATGTATTGATTATACGATATGGCGAAATTATGTTAAAGGGTGATAATAAAAGCTTTTTTGAGGCGAAGCTGACAAAACATATCAGAGGAGCTGTTAAGGACTTAGGCGATGTGAAGGTCTATAAAATGCATAGTAGGGTTTATATAGATGTAGAGGACTTCAATGCAGATGAAATTATTGAAAGAGTAAAGAAGGTTTTTGGTGTTGTATGTATTAGCCCAGCTGTAAGGTTCCCTGTTGACTTCGATGTCATTAAAGAGACTGCCCTAAATCAAATCAAAGAAGAAATGGCTCAAAGAGGCGTTAAAACCTTTAAAGTGGAGAGTAAACGAGTCGATAAAAAATTTCCACTAAAGTCTCCTGAAATGAGTCGAGAAATAGGAGGATATATCCTAGAAAATACCGAAGGTCTAGAGGTAGATGTACATAATCCAGAGGTAAGGGTCTATGTAGAGGTTCGTGAGTGTTCTTTTGTTTTTACAAAGAAGGTTTATGGCTTTGGGGGATTACCCCTAGGAACCAATGGAAAAGCGTTATTGCTACTTTCAGGTGGCATTGACAGTCCTGTAGCAGGCTGGTTAGTGGCAAAAAGAGGTGTGGAGATTCATGGAATGCATTTCCATAGCTATCCCTTTACCAGTGAGCGAGCTAAAGAAAAAGTAGTGGATCTAGCAAAGATACTAACCACTTATTGTGGGAGGATAAAGTTATATTCCGTTAACTTGCTAGCCATTCAAAAAGAAATCAATGAAAAATGCCCAGAAGAGGAAATGACAATCCTATCTAGACGGTTTATGATGAAAATTGCCGAAAGAGTGGCTAATAAAATAGGCTGTGATGCACTGGTAACAGGTGAAAGTATTGGACAGGTTGCAAGTCAAACTGTCAAAGGTCTACATGTGACAAATGCAGCTGTGGAACTACCGGTTTTCAGACCGCTTATTGCAATGGACAAGGTAGACATCATGGACTTAGCTCGAAAAATAGATACATATGAAACCTCTATTTTACCCTTTGAAGATTGTTGTACTGTATTTCTACCAAAGCGTCCTGTCACACAGCCTAGATTAGAAAAAATACTGCGTTCAGAGGCGCTTTTAGATGTAGAGGGATTAATTGAAAGTGCCATAGGGGATATGGAAGTAGAAAGAATTTCTTTAGACGATGAATAA
- a CDS encoding asparaginase, translating into MTKPRIAIIFTGGTISMSVDPRVGAAIPSLSSEQIMSLVTNIDRYAHIESINFSELPGPHMVPKLMFQLRNLVLETLSREEIDGIIVTHGTDTLEETAYLLDLTINSPKPIVVAGAMRNSSELGYDGPSNLAAAVCTAISPQSRCKGVLVVMNNEVNAASEVTKTNTLSLDTFKSLEFGPLGIVDNDQVIYHRNMVSRQFIETDEVNDQVDLIKCVAGMDDRFLKFSVDSGAKGIILEAMGRGNIPPAMIPGVEYAIKNNVAVVMISRCPTGRVLDTYGYEGAGRHLRNIGVILGGSLPGQKARIKLMLALTVSADLLALRELIESDQYR; encoded by the coding sequence ATGACTAAACCTAGAATTGCAATCATTTTTACAGGCGGAACAATATCAATGTCTGTTGATCCCAGAGTGGGTGCTGCAATCCCATCTCTATCTAGTGAACAAATCATGTCATTGGTAACTAATATTGATCGTTATGCCCATATCGAGTCCATCAACTTTTCAGAGTTGCCAGGGCCCCATATGGTACCCAAGTTGATGTTTCAACTCAGAAACCTGGTTCTTGAAACCCTATCAAGAGAGGAGATAGATGGTATCATTGTTACCCACGGTACGGATACCCTTGAAGAAACTGCTTATCTACTTGATTTAACAATTAATTCCCCAAAACCAATTGTTGTGGCTGGTGCCATGAGAAATAGCTCTGAACTAGGGTATGATGGCCCGAGTAACTTAGCTGCTGCTGTATGTACAGCTATTTCACCCCAATCAAGATGTAAGGGTGTGCTGGTTGTGATGAATAATGAAGTTAACGCCGCCAGTGAAGTAACTAAAACCAACACCCTCAGCTTAGATACTTTCAAATCATTGGAGTTTGGCCCCTTAGGTATCGTTGATAATGATCAAGTCATCTATCATCGTAATATGGTGAGTCGTCAATTCATAGAAACCGATGAGGTTAATGATCAGGTTGACCTGATTAAGTGTGTGGCTGGCATGGATGATCGCTTTCTTAAATTTTCAGTAGACTCTGGGGCCAAGGGCATCATTTTAGAAGCCATGGGTCGTGGAAACATTCCCCCGGCTATGATTCCAGGCGTTGAGTATGCTATCAAGAACAATGTGGCCGTGGTGATGATCTCACGTTGTCCTACGGGTCGAGTCCTCGATACCTATGGCTATGAAGGGGCTGGGCGACACTTAAGAAACATAGGCGTAATCCTTGGAGGCAGTCTACCAGGTCAAAAAGCTAGAATTAAGTTAATGCTTGCCCTTACCGTTAGTGCTGACCTTCTAGCTTTGAGAGAATTAATTGAAAGTGATCAATATAGATAG